The following DNA comes from Candidatus Obscuribacterales bacterium.
CCTAGACTCTGAACTCCTACCCGACCCGGATGCCGCGCCGGATGCCTGGGTGGATCTGGTCGGAGTATCGCCAGCGGATCACCCCCAGTTCATTTTGCTATCAGAGCCCTTTGCACCGGGGATCAATGACCTGTTGCAGGGTTTGGACTTTGCCTACCCAGGCTCCGTGAAAATTGGTGGACTAGCCAGCACCGGCTCGGTCACCGGGCAATGTGGTCTATTTTGCAACTACGAGTTCTATGACGAGGGCATTGTGGGTTTAGCACTCAGTGGCAATATTGTCATTGATGCCATTGTGGCCCAGGGTTGTCGCCCCATTGGCTTTCCCTATCGAGTCGTGCAGGGGGAGCGCAATATTCTTCTAGAACTAGAGGCGGATGACATGGCTGGGGGGTGTGACGTTGGCAAGACCCCCTTGGAGACTTTGCAGATGCTAATCCGGGATCTGAGCGAGGACGATCAGATGCTGGCGCAAAATTCCCTCTTTATCGGCATCGCCCAGAATGAATTTAAGGAAAAGCTGGGTCAGGGCGACTTCCTCATTCGCAACCTGATTGGCGTGGATCCCAAAGTGGGAGCGATCGCCATTGGGGATCGGGTACGGCCAGGGCAGCGGGTGCAGTTTCATCTACGGGATGCCCAAACGTCGATTGACGATATGGAAGACCTATTCACCCAATATCAAAACCAGGATCATCAAGGCAGTTCGCCCATTGGTGCCCTGATCTTTGCCTGCCTCGGCCGCGGGGAAGGGCTATATGGACAACCCAATGTGGATTCTCGGCTCTTCCATCGCTACCTCGTTGATACACCCCTGAGCGGCTTTTTTTGCAACGGCGAAGTAGGCCCTGTGGGCAATACAACCTTCCTCCACGGCTATACGTCGGTATTTGGCATCTGTCGATCGCCGGATCCAAGCCGCTAGACTGGAACTAGTTGTCATAATTCAGGGGAATGGTCACGTTTAACCGATTGCTAGGGCTAGGACTAGGGGCTGGGCTGATCCTATTTGCGGTGCAAAACTGGTCTTATTCCGTGCCGCTCATTTTGCTGGGCCGAATCTCCCTAGCCTTGCCCCTATCCGTATGGGTCTTAGGGGCTATGGGCTGTGGCGTTGTCACGGCTCTCATGCTTATGGGGCTTTTTCAAGCGGATGCAAAGCGTCCTACTGAACGCTGGACAGCGCCCAATGAACCTGCCCCCC
Coding sequences within:
- a CDS encoding FIST N-terminal domain-containing protein; translation: MKWANALSTRPSLEAAIQEVVENATQQLKTPADLAIVFISSAYASEFPRLMPLLREYLDVTTIVGGSGGGVIGQSTTRDAAQEVEGEAALSLTLAHLPGVKVEAFHLDSELLPDPDAAPDAWVDLVGVSPADHPQFILLSEPFAPGINDLLQGLDFAYPGSVKIGGLASTGSVTGQCGLFCNYEFYDEGIVGLALSGNIVIDAIVAQGCRPIGFPYRVVQGERNILLELEADDMAGGCDVGKTPLETLQMLIRDLSEDDQMLAQNSLFIGIAQNEFKEKLGQGDFLIRNLIGVDPKVGAIAIGDRVRPGQRVQFHLRDAQTSIDDMEDLFTQYQNQDHQGSSPIGALIFACLGRGEGLYGQPNVDSRLFHRYLVDTPLSGFFCNGEVGPVGNTTFLHGYTSVFGICRSPDPSR